A window of Deltaproteobacteria bacterium contains these coding sequences:
- the hisH gene encoding imidazole glycerol phosphate synthase subunit HisH: MIAIVDTGGANLKSVVNALERLGASHCLTSNPVQIAGADQVILPGVGAAREAMRRLDAAQLIPVLRNLKQPVLGICLGMQLLFESSEEGDVACLGLIPGRVVRLKDDPLARVPHMGWNHLQRRDSAEPLLAAIQDDDCFYFVHSFRAPDGPWVKAVTEHGELLPAVVSYGNVKGVQFHPEKSQGPGARLLSNFVRSTVLC, translated from the coding sequence ACACCGGCGGTGCCAACCTTAAGTCCGTGGTAAATGCACTCGAGCGACTCGGCGCATCGCATTGTTTGACCTCCAATCCGGTCCAGATTGCTGGTGCAGATCAGGTCATCTTGCCAGGTGTGGGAGCCGCACGCGAAGCGATGCGCCGTCTCGATGCTGCGCAATTGATACCGGTGCTACGTAACCTGAAGCAACCAGTGCTCGGTATCTGTCTTGGTATGCAGCTACTCTTTGAGAGTTCCGAGGAAGGCGACGTCGCGTGCTTAGGTTTGATCCCTGGTCGAGTGGTGAGGCTTAAAGATGATCCATTGGCGCGGGTGCCGCACATGGGCTGGAATCATTTGCAGCGTCGCGACTCCGCCGAACCCTTGCTCGCGGCAATACAGGATGATGATTGTTTTTATTTCGTCCATAGTTTTCGCGCTCCTGATGGGCCCTGGGTCAAGGCAGTGACGGAGCACGGTGAGCTTTTGCCTGCCGTGGTTAGTTATGGCAACGTCAAAGGTGTGCAGTTTCATCCGGAAAAAAGTCAGGGTCCTGGAGCGCGTCTACTAAGCAACTTTGTGAGGAGCACTGTCCTATGCTAA